In Eleginops maclovinus isolate JMC-PN-2008 ecotype Puerto Natales chromosome 10, JC_Emac_rtc_rv5, whole genome shotgun sequence, the following proteins share a genomic window:
- the chad gene encoding chondroadherin, whose amino-acid sequence MRCVSWLLLGTFILVLGPTVQGAPGQCPNLCHCHGDLQHVICDSVGLKKIPRVSEVTRLLNLQRNNLGSIPTGAFTESKGLISLHMQQCQLREIGSQAFKGLKKLIYLYLSNNEISSLKPGAFDDLTELTYLYLDGNQISDLPKGIFSPMINLFILQLDDNKLRELRPGTFTGAKDLRWLHMSGNELTTLQPGSLDEVENLAIFHLERNRISTYPLAAMSKLRVVEELTLGKNPMRTIPDIAFQSFGRYMEKLHLDNMGLEKFSDGAFTGVTAIKTLNLDNNKLKSLPKSLDLSNIAITNLTLTNNPWGCTCQLAPLRRWMDSSRNRLEAVCASPPQQKGKQVKDSTAFSGCKVKSKRNKKGRRNSQQ is encoded by the exons ATGCGTTGTGTGAGCTGGTTGCTGCTGGGGACCTTCATCCTGGTCCTGGGCCCCACGGTGCAGGGAGCCCCGGGCCAGTGCCCAAACCTGTGCCACTGCCACGGTGACCTTCAGCACGTCATCTGCGACAGCGTCGGGCTGAAGAAGATCCCCCGGGTGTCCGAGGTCACCCGTCTGCTGAACCTGCAGAGGAACAACCTGGGCAGCATACCCACGGGGGCCTTCACAGAAAGCAAGGGCCTCATCTCTCTGCACATGCAGCAATGCCAGCTACGAGAGATCGGGTCCCAAGCCTTCAAGGGACTGAAGAAGCTTATCTACCTCTACCTGTCCAACAACGAGATCAGCAGCCTCAAGCCCGGTGCCTTCGATGACCTGACCGAGCTCACCTACCTCTACCTGGATGGCAATCAGATCAGCGACCTCCCCAAGGGCATCTTTTCCCCCATGATCAACCTCTTCATCCTGCAGCTTGACGACAACAAGCTCCGGGAGCTGCGGCCGGGGACTTTTACGGGCGCCAAAGACCTGCGCTGGCTGCACATGAGCGGGAACGAGCTGACAACCCTGCAGCCGGGCTCTCTGGACGAAGTGGAGAATCTGGCTATATTTCACCTGGAGAGGAACAGGATATCCACCTATCCCCTTGCGGCGATGAGCAAACTGCGAGTGGTGGAGGAACTGACGCTGGGGAAGAACCCTATGAGGACCATCCCAGACATCGCCTTCCAGAGCTTTGGGCGCTACATGGAGAAACTACACCTGGACAACATGGGGCTGGAGAAG TTCTCTGACGGTGCGTTCACTGGTGTGACTGCAATCAAGACACTGAACCTGGACAACAACAAGCTAAAGTCCCTTCCCAAAAGCCTTGATTTAAGCAACATAGCCATCACCAACCTCACCCTCACCAACAACCCTTGGGGCTGCACGTGCCAGCTAGCTCCATTGCGCAG GTGGATGGACTCTAGCCGCAATCGTCTAGAAGCAGTGTGTGCATCTCCCCCTCAGCAGAAAGGAAAGCAAGTGAAAGACAGCACCGCCTTCAGTGGCTGCAAAGTCAaatcaaagagaaacaaaaagggcCGACGTAATTCGCAGCAGTAG